Proteins encoded within one genomic window of Hahella chejuensis KCTC 2396:
- the hypB gene encoding hydrogenase nickel incorporation protein HypB yields the protein MCGVCGCGDEHASLNGSPLAPAHAHASGLSQTRMVLIEQDVMNKNNQFAMANRDLLGVHQVLTLNLVSSPGAGKTTLLTRTIAELRESLHIAVIEGDQQTEFDAERIRATGVEAVQINTGKGCHLDAHMVGHALERLPLPELDILFIENVGNLVCPAGFDLGEAAKVAILSVTEGEDKPLKYPDIFHASQLMLINKIDLAPYVDFDVDKAQEYARRVNPNMEIIHLSAKTGAGMEQWRQWLQQRLPGKS from the coding sequence ATGTGTGGCGTTTGCGGATGCGGCGATGAACACGCCAGCCTCAACGGCAGTCCTTTGGCGCCGGCTCACGCCCACGCGTCCGGCCTGTCTCAGACGCGTATGGTGCTGATCGAGCAGGACGTCATGAACAAGAACAACCAGTTCGCCATGGCCAACCGAGATCTGCTCGGCGTCCATCAGGTGCTGACGCTCAATCTGGTATCCAGTCCCGGCGCCGGTAAGACGACCTTGCTGACCCGCACCATCGCCGAGCTCAGAGAATCGCTGCATATCGCAGTGATCGAAGGCGATCAGCAGACGGAATTCGACGCCGAACGCATTCGCGCCACCGGCGTCGAAGCAGTGCAAATCAATACCGGCAAAGGCTGCCATCTGGATGCGCATATGGTGGGCCACGCCCTGGAGCGCCTGCCGCTGCCGGAGCTGGATATTCTGTTTATCGAAAATGTCGGCAACCTGGTGTGTCCCGCCGGCTTCGATCTGGGGGAAGCCGCCAAGGTGGCGATTCTGTCCGTCACCGAGGGCGAAGACAAACCGCTAAAATACCCGGATATATTCCACGCCTCCCAGCTGATGCTGATCAACAAAATCGATCTGGCGCCTTATGTCGACTTCGATGTGGACAAGGCGCAGGAATACGCCCGTCGGGTCAATCCGAACATGGAAATCATCCATCTGTCCGCCAAAACCGGCGCTGGAATGGAGCAGTGGCGACAATGGCTACAGCAGCGCCTGCCCGGGAAATCCTGA